The Pseudomonas aeruginosa genome includes the window CCCAGGCGGCGCTGGAGCAGTCGATGCGCTACGTCGAGGAGCGCGAGCAGTTCGGCAAGCCGCTGGCGACCTTCCAGGCCTTGCAGTTCAAGCTCGCCGACATGCTCACCGAACTCACCGCCAGCCGCCAGATGGTCCGCCTCGGCGCCCATCGGCTGGACCGCGGCGACGCCGAGGCGACCCTGTACTGCGCAATGGCCAAGCGCTTCGCCACCGACCGCTGCTTCGATGTCTGCAACGAGGCCTTGCAACTGCACGGCGGCTACGGCTATCTCAACGATTATCCGCTGGAGCGCTGGGTACGCGACACCCGCGTGCACCAGATCCTCGAAGGCACCAACGAAATCATGCGGGTGATCGTCGCCCGCCGCCTGCTGGAGCAGGGCGGCATGCTCGATCGCCTGCTGTGAACGCCGCGAACCATCGCATCCGATAGTGCCGGGACGCCCCGGCCCATGATCCAGTGAGGGACTTCATGAACACTGCCGTCGAACCCTACAAGGCTTCCTCCTTCGACCTGACCCACAAGCTCACCGTGGAAAAGCACGGGCACACCGCGCTGATCACCATCAACCACCCGCCGGCCAACACCTGGGACCGCGACTCGCTGATCGGCCTGCGCCAACTGATCGAGCACCTCAACCGCGACGACGATATCTACGCCCTGGTAGTGACCGGCCAGGGGCCGAAGTTCTTCTCCGCCGGCGCCGACCTGAACATGTTCGCCGACGGCGACAAGGCCCGCGCTCGCGAGATGGCCCGCCGCTTCGGCGAAGCCTTCGAGGCGCTGCGCGATTTCCGCGGGGTGTCGATCGCGGCGATCAACGGCTACGCCATGGGCGGCGGGCTGGAGTGCGCCCTCGCCTGCGACATCCGCATCGCCGAGCGCCAGGCGCAGATGGCCCTGCCGGAGGCCGCGGTGGGCCTGCTGCCCTGCGCCGGCGGGACCCAGGCGCTGCCCTGGCTGGTGGGCGAAGGCTGGGCCAAGCGGATGATCCTCTGCAACGAGCGGGTGGATGCGGAAACCGCCCTGCGCATCGGCCTGGTCGAACAGGTGGTGGACAGCGGCGAGGCGCGCGGCGCCGCCCTGCTGCTGGCGGCCAAGGTGGCACGCCAGAGCCCGGTGGCGATCCGCACCATCAAGCCGCTGATCCAGGGTGCCCGCGAACGCGCGCCGAACACCTGGCTGCCGGAGGAGCGCGAGCGCTTCGTCGATCTGTTCGACGCCCAGGACACCCGCGAAGGGGTCAACGCCTTCCTCGAGAAGCGCGATCCCAAGTGGCGCAACTGCTGAGCCTTCCCATCGAACCCGGCGGGCTGCGCCACAGCCCGCCCGAGCCGAGAGCCCCGACATGAACGTGCTTTTCGAAGAACGCCCGAGCCTGCATGGCTTCCGCATCGGCATTGCCACCCTGGATGCGGAAAAGAGTCTGAACGCCCTGTCCCTGCCGATGATCGAGGCCCTGGCGGCGAAACTCGACGCCTGGGCCGAGGACGCCGGCATCGCCTGCGTGCTGTTGCGCGGCAACGGCGCCAAGGCCTTTTGCGCCGGCGGCGACGTGCGCAAGCTGGTGGACGCCTGCCGCGAGCAACCCGGCGAGGTACCGGCCCTGGCGCGACGCTTCTTCGCCGATGAATACCGCCTCGACTACCGCATCCATACCTACCCGAAACCCTTCATCTGCTGGGCCCACGGCTATGTGATGGGTGGCGGCATGGGGCTGATGCAGGGTGCCGGGATTCGCATCGTCACCCCGTCCAGCCGCCTGGCGATGCCGGAGATCGGCATCGGCCTGTACCCAGACGTCGGCGCCAGCTGGTTCCTCGCCCGCCTGCCCGGCAGGCTCGGCCTGTTCCTCGGCCTGAGCGCGGCGCAGATGAACGCCCGCGACGCTCTCGACCTCGACCTGGCCGACCGCTTCCTTCTCGACGACCAGCAGGACGCCCTGCTCGCCGGCCTGGTGCAGATGAACTGGAACGAGTCGCCCCAGGTGCAACTTCACAGCCTGCTTCGCGCCCTCGAACACGAGGCCCGCGGCGAACTGCCGGAGGCCCAGTTGCTCCCGCGCCGGCCGCGCCTGGACGCACTGCTCGACCAGCCGGACCTGGCGAGCGCCTGGCAGGCGCTGGTGGCGCTGCGCGACGACGCCGACCCGCTGCTTGCGCGTGGCGCGAAGACCCTGGCCGAGGGCTGCCCGATGACCGCGCATCTGGTCTGGCAGCAGATCGAGCGTGCGCGCTACCTGTCGCTGGCCGAGGTGTTCCGCCTGGAATACGCCATGAGCCTGAACTGCACGCGCCATCCGGACTTCGCCGAGGGGGTACGCGCAAGGCTGATCGATCGCGACAACGCACCGAACTGGCATTGGCCGCAGGTGGAATCGATCCCGCAGGCGGTGATCGAGGCGCACTTCGAGCCGACCTGGGAGGGCGAGCATCCGCTGGCGGGGCTCTGATCCGCCGCGCCGCCCTCTGCCGAAGGAGGGCGCGGGCCCGCCACGTCCATAGCGTCTAAGCTGTTTCACAGCATCCCCAAGAGGCCTCGCGGCCGCCACAGGAGGAGCTCCATGAAACAGATCGCCTTCATCGGCCTCGGCCACATGGGCGCGCCGATGGCCACCAACCTGCTCAAGGCCGGCTACCTGCTGAACGTCTTCGACCTGGTGCAGAGCGCCGTCGACGGCCTGGTCGCCGCCGGCGCCAGCGCCGCCCGCAGCGCCCGCGACGCGGTGCAGGGCGCCGACGTGGTCATCAGCATGCTGCCGGCCAGCCAGCACGTCGAAGGCCTGTACCTCGACGACGATGGCCTGCTCGCGCACATCGCCCCCGGCACCCTGGTGCTGGAATGCTCGACCATCGCCCCGACCTCGGCGCGCAAGGTCCACGCCGCCGCCCGCGAGCGCGGCCTGGCGATGCTCGACGCGCCGGTGTCCGGCGGCACTGCCGGCGCGGCAGCCGGCACCCTGACCTTCATGGTCGGCGGCGACGCCGAAGCCCTGGAGAAGGCCCGGCCGCTGTTCGAGGCCATGGGTCGCAACATCTTCCATGCCGGCCCCGACGGCGCCGGCCAGGTGGCCAAGGTGTGCAACAACCAGCTCCTCGCGGTGCTGATGATCGGTACCGCAGAAGCCATGGCCCTGGGCGTGGCCAACGGCCTCGACGCGAAGGTGCTGGCCGAGATCATGCGCCGCAGCTCCGGTGGCAACTGGGCGCTGGAAGTCTACAACCCCTGGCCGGGGGTGATGGAGAACGCTCCGGCGTCGCGCGACTACAGCGGCGGCTTCATGGCCCAGTTGATGGCCAAGGACCTCGGGCTGGCCCAGGAAGCCGCCCAGGCCAGCGCCAGCAGCACGCCGATGGGCAGCCTGGCGCTGAGCCTGTACCGTCTGCTGCTGAAGCAGGGCTATGCGGAGCGGGACTTTTCCGTGGTGCAGAAATTGTTCGATCCGACCCAAGGCCAATAGACAGGCAGGCGGGTCCGCGCCCAGGCTGGTCGATTCGACGATGCGAGGAGCCCGCCTTGAACGCCCTGCTGCTGCGTTACCGTTTCCGCCTGCTGTTCTTTTCCACCGTGCTGTTCACGGCGATCCTCGGCCTGCCGTCGAGCACCAAGCCACGGGTGCTCGGCAGCCTCCTGCTGCTGGTGCTGGCCGGGATGAACACCTTGCGCAGACGCAGTCCGCTGGTCTACCTGACGGCCTTCTTCGGCCTGTTCAGCCTGGCCCTGTACACCACTGCGGACTTCAGCAGTCCCTACTCCAGCCTGCCGCCCGGCCTGCTGCGCGGGCTGAGCCTGATCCTGCTGTACCTGACCCTGTTCGCCGCGCTGTTCCGCCGCGTCACCCAGGAGCGCCCGGTGACCCACGAGCTGCTCTACGGACTCTGCGCGCTCTACCTGCAGATGGCGCTGGCCTTCGCTCTCGCCTACTACATGGTCGAACAGATGCAGCCGGCCAGCTTCATCGCCAGCCATGGCGCACTCGGCCTGGATACCTTCGTCTACTACAGCCTGGTGACCCTGACCACCGTGGGCTACGGCGACATCCAGGCGATCAACCCGCTGGCGCGCCTGCTGGCCGGCAGCGAAGGAGTGATCGGGGTCCTGTTCATCGCCCTCGCCGTGGCCCGCAGCCTGACCCTGATGAGCGACAGCGAGGAGGTCTGATTATTAAGCTGGGCTAACGAGTGCATCCCCCGCGCAGCGGTTTATCCCGGCGAGCGCAGGGCGGATGATGCTGATCGACGCCGCTCTGCGGCATTTCTCGAACGGAAGGTGCAGCATGAAAATCGCCCTGATCGGCGCCACCGGCCACGTCGGCCACTATTTCCTCAACGAAGCCCTGCAACGCGGCCACGCGGTGACCGCCCTGGTCCGCGACCCGGGCAAGCTGGCGGCGCGCGACGGCCTCTGCGTAGTGCAGGCGGACGTCAGCGACCCGGCCCAGGTGGCCAGCGCCGTGGCAGGCCACGAGGTGGTCATCAGCGCTTTCAACGGCGGCTGGGGTAGCGCCGACCTCCGCGCCCGCCACGCCGCCGGCAGCCAGGCCATTCTCGACGGCGTGAAACGCTCCGGCGTGCCGCGCCTGCTGGTTCTCGGCGGCGCCGGGAGCCTGGAGATCGCCCCCGGCCAGCGCCTGGTGGACAGCCCGGAATTCCCCGAGCAGTGGAAGCAGGGCGCCCTCGGCGCCGCCGACGCCCTCGACCAACTGCGCGGCGAGCAACGACTGGACTGGGTGTTCCTCAGCCCGGCGATGCTCCTCGAACCCGGCCAGCGCAGCGGCAAGTTCCGCCTCGGCGGCGACCAGGTCCTGTTCGACGCCAAGGGCGAGAGCCGGATTTCCCTGGAAGACCTGGCGGTAGCCATGCTCGACGAGGCCGAGCAGCCCCGTCATCATCGCCAGCGCTTCACCGTGGCCTACTGAAAAGACCAGGCGCCCCTCTCGGGCGCCTTCGTCGTCAGCCTTCGGACTTCGCCGCCGGCGTGACGATATCGAACCAGAAGTCGAAGTCGCCGAGCATGCCGAACAGTTGCCCCAGCAACAGCGGATTGCCGGAACTCTTCAGCTTGCCCTCGAAGACCAGGCGTACCGCCGATACCTCTTTGAGCAGCAGCCGGTTGAGATCGGCGCGGTCGATGCTCACGGTCTGCCCGGCGTCCTCGCTCTGCACGCCGCGCAGGTTGTTCAGGTGCGAGTTCTTCAGTTCCAGCAGGTAGTTCTCGCCGATGTCCGGCAGGCGCAGGTTGATGCTCAGCGCCTTGCCCTCCGCAGCGCCGGCGTCCAGGCGCACGCCGAGATAGTCGAACAGCAGGCCGGTGTCCATCGCCGCCAGGGCATCGGCGCTGCCGGCCTTCATCGTCGGCTGGTCGCGCGGTACGCCGTGGCGCAGTTCGTAGGCGGCGCTGAGGTAGCTGTTGCGCCAGCCGGCGTTCTCCGCCTGGTAGCCGAGCTGCTCCAGGGCGTCGGCCTGCAGCTCGCGCGCGGCCCGGTTATCCGGCTCGGCGAAGACCAGCCTGTTGACCACCTCGACCACCCAGCGGTACTCGCCCCTGGCGTACGACGCCCGCGCTTGCTCCAGCAGGCGCTCGGCGCCGCCCATGTATTCCACGTAGCGGCCCGCCGAGTCCTCCGGGCTGAGCGGGTCGAGGCTCGCCGGGTTGCCGTCGTAGTAGCCCAGGTAGCGGTTCAGCACGGCCCGTGCGTTATGGCTGACCGAGCCGTGGTAGCCGCGGTCGTACCATTCCTGGTCAAGGCTGGGCGGCAGGCGCAGGCGGTTGTGCACCTGGCCGATGGTCACGCCCTGGTTGGCCAGGTGCAGGGTCTGGTCGTGCAGGAAGCCGTACAGGTCACGCTGCTTTTCCAGCACCTCGACGATCTCCGCGTTGCCCCAGCGCGGCCAGTTGTGCACTGCGAACATCACCTCGGCCTGCCTGCCGAAACGATGCAGCGCCTGGTTGATGTACTTGCTCCAGCCCAGCGCATCACGTACCTCGGCGCCGCGCAGGGTGTACAGGTTGTGCAGGGTGCCGACCACGTTTTCGGCCATCAGCAGGGCCTTCTGCCGCGGCAGCCAGATGTTCATCTCCGCCGGCGATTCGGTACCCGGCGTGTTCTGGAAGGTGAACGGCACGCCGTCCAGCACCAGGTCCTCGCCCTCGCCTTCGATCAGGCGGGTCGGCGCCAGCAGGCTCAGCGGTCCGCGCGCCAATCCCTTGCCGATGGCCATGTCGACCTGCCCCTGCGGCCCCTTGGGCAGTTGCGTGCCGTACTGGTAGGTGGCGCGGCGCATCATGGCGTTGCCGGCCAGGACGTTCTCCTTGATCGCCGCCTCCATGAAGCCGGCCGGAGCGATGATCTGCACCGCGCCGCTGGCGACCTGCCGTGGCTCTACCAGACCGCGCACGCCTCCAAAGTGATCGGCGTGGGCGTGGCTGTAGATCACCGTACGGATCGGCCTCTCGCCCAGCTCGCGGCTGACCAGTTCGTAGGCCGCCCTGGCGGTGGCCGGGGTGGTCAGGGTGTCGACCACGATCCAGCCGCTGTCGCCGCGGATGAAGGTGATGTTGGCCAGGTCGAAGCCGCGCACCTGGTAGATACCCTCGGCAACCTCGAACAAGCCGTACTTGAGATTGAGCAGGGCCTGGCGTTGCAGGCTGGGATTGATGCTGTCGCGAGGCTTGCCGTCGAGGAGGAAGTCGTAGCCACCGAGCTGCCAGGCGACGCTGCCGTCGGGGTTGCGGATGAGTAACCGCTCCGGGCGCCGGATCAGGCCGCGGTCGGCGCGCTCGAAGTCGGCGCGGTCGGCGAAGGGCAATTCCGCTTCGACCCGCCGCTGGGCCTCGACGGTGAAGGCACTGGGCGGTTTTGGCGCGGTGGTTTCGGCGGCGCCGGCGAGCAGCGGGGCGAGCGCCAGGAGTGCAAGCAGACGGCTCATCGGATACTCCGTTTTATTGTTGTGGGCTTCGGCTGGCACTATGCCGAGCGGCACGGCAATAATTCCAATGCATTCCAGGTCCACATTCGATGCGGAGTCCGCATGAGCGATCTACGCCAGTTCCGCCACTTCGTCGCCCTCGCCGAGCACGGCCACTATGCCCGCGCCGCCGAAGCGGTGAATCTCAGCCAGCCGGCGCTGTCACGCAGCATCCAGGCGCTGGAGGGACAGTTGGGTTGCACCCTGGTGGAGCGCGGCAGCCGCGGCGTGGCCCTCACGGCCCACGGCCGGCTGGTGCTGGAACACGCTCGGCGCCTGCTGGCCGGGCATCGCGCACTGCACAACGCGGTGAGCCAGTTGGCCAATCTCGACAGCGGCGAGCTACGCCTGGGCGGCGGTCCCTTCCCCGCCGCACGGCTGTTGCCCGAGGCACTGGCCGGTTTCTCCAGCGCCCACCCACGCGTGCGCGTCGTACTGCTCATCGAAGACTGGCAGACCCTACGCCAGCACCTGCTGGATGACGCCGTCGAACTCTTCGTCGCCGATATCCGCGAGCTGCAAGGCGATCCGCAGTTGCGCATCCACCCGCTACGCGAGTATCCCGGCGTACTCTTCTGCCGCCCCGGCCATCCGTTGCTGCGTCTGGTGAGGCCGAGCGCCGAGCAACTGGCCGACTACCCGCTGGCCGGCCCGCGCCTGCCCGAGGCAGTCCGCGGCGACCTGGCGCGCCTGCTGCAACGCGAAGAACCGCTCGGCATACAGTGCGACGACGTGCTGATGCTCAAGGGCCTGGTCGGCTCCAGCGAGCTGATCAGCCTGGCGCCCTGGGACGTGGTTGCCGCCGACGTCGAGGCCGGCCGCCTGGCGCTGCTGCCCTGGCCCGCCGGCGCCGAGCCCGCCCGCGCCAAGGGCTCCGCCTACGGTCTGGTCAGCCGCGCCGGCCGCAGCCTGTCGCCGGCCGCGGCAGTGTTCGTCGAGCGGGTGCTGGAACAGGACCGGCGCTTCGCCGCCACCTGAGGCTCAGCGCCAGCGAGCGTCGTCGCGGCGCTCCTGCCAGGGACGGTTCCAGTCGCGCCCGCGGTTGTCACGGTCGCGGTCGTGATAGCGCTCGTAGCGGTAGTCGGGACGATGCCGGTGGTCGTTGCGGTCGTAGACCACGCAGGCCGACAGCGGCAGGACGAGGATCAGCAGGGAAAGCAAACGACGCATGGCGCCTCCTGTGCGGTTCCGGCCTCTCCTGCGGATGCGGGAGGATTGCCTGTTCCGGAACCTGCACATCGGACTGCGCGGCGCGCGGGCGGTGCCCGCGGCGAGAGTAAAGCCTGGGTAAATCAGCCGAGGCTACGCAGGTGCAGGACGCCGAACAGCAGCACCTGGAGGCGCTCCAGCCAAGGTGCCGGGCGCGCCTTGAGACGCCCGTTGAGCAGCAGGATCTCGGCGGCATGGACCAGCACCAGCACGCCGGACAACAGCAGGATCGGTCGATGCAACTCGCCCAGCGGGTAGGCCAGGTTGACCAGCGCGACGAGCCAGAACATCGCCAGGGCGCCCTTGGCGAACGACAGAAAATGACTCATGGGAACCTCCTCGTTTCGGTATCGGCAGAGTGTGCCGAGCAAATGCGCCAAGAGGGTCCGCACTTTCGACTGGAAAGCACGACGGCGCCCGCAGGCGCCGCCTTTCCTTGCGCACCTCAGTTGCGCCAGCGAGGTGTCCCGCCCTGCTGGCCCTGGTGTCCCGGACGATCCTGCCGACCGTGTTGTTGCCAGCGTTGCGGAGAATGCCCGCGCCATTGCGGCTGGCCGCCGCGCTGCCAGTTGCCCGGATGCCGCTCGCCACGATGGGCCGGGCGCGATTCGTGGTAGCGCTGCTGGTAGCGATATTGCTCGCGCCGGTAGTCGCGGTGGCCATCGTAGCGGCGTGGCGCCGGGTAGTAGCGTTGGTCGTAGTAGCGCGTCGAGTAGTAGCGCCGTTCGCTGCGCCAGCCATCGTCATACACGCGATAGCGCGGCACTTCGTAGGCGTAGCCGTAGGGCTGGCCGCGATAGTGGCGCCAATCGCCGTCATCGTAGTCGTAGTCATACACCGCGCAGCCACCCAGGCTGGCGAGAAGCAGAAGAAGCGGGACTCTCAGGAATGTGCGCCACATGGCAGCCTCCTGCGGCCCCGCTGCCGACCGGCCGGACGACCGGCGACGCCGCGAGGCGCGCATACGACGTGAAGACTCGGGAAATGGAAGTGGGCTCAGCACCAGCCTTTCTTGGCGTGGCCCGGAGGACAATGGGGCGGGCCGCCGCGATCGTAGCCGTAGTAGCCATCGTCGAACGGATCCAGTTCGACGTAGGCGCCCGGCACCCGAACGCTGCAACCGCTCATCAGGAAGGCCGCCAGTAGCAGCCCGAACAATCGCATGACCATCAGCATTCTCCTTCATCGCAGAACGCAGCCGAACCACGCCTGGACAAGATCCCGATGGAGCGGGAAGCCGGTTGCGGCGGTTGCAACCCGGCTGCAATAGAGACCGAAGGAAAAAACGGAAATTCCCTGAATCCGACCAACGACACGGGCCTCCAGAACGTGACCGCAGCCGGCGTTTCTCGGTAGAGTGCGCGGACCAAGGACTGCCGGCCCCGCCGGAACCGCTCAAGGAGCATGCATGCAACCCATCGACCGCGCCCAGGCACAGCAGCGCGCCAACGACATCCTGGTATTCCAGCGCGAGCTGCAACGCCTCGACCAGGAGCAGGCGTTCCGCCTCGAACCGGCCCAGGCCCGGCAACTCGCCGACTATCACCTGGCCCTGCTGGACAGCTACCGCGACCGTTTCGACATCGACCACGACCTGCGCAGCCAGCAACTTTCGCTGGGCATGCGGGTAGCCTCGTTCTTCGGCGCCCTGGCCTTCGCCGCCAGCGTGTTCCTGCTGTTCTATCGCTTCTGGGGCCTGTTCCCCACCGTCGCCCAGGTGGCGATCCTGATCGGCAGCGCCTTCGCCGCGTTCTTCGCCACGCTCTGGGTCCAGGCCAAGGACGCCTCGGGCTACTTCAGCAAGCTGGCGGCGATGGTCGCGTTCGCCTGCTTCGTCCTCGACCTGACCATGCTCGGGCAGATATTCAACGTCACCCCCAGCGACCTGGCGCTGGTGCCCTGGGCGCTCTACGCCCTGCTCCTGGCCTACCTGTGCAACGCCCGCCTGCTGCTGGCGGCGGCGATCCTCTGCGTGATGGGTTTCATCGCCGCGCGCGTCGGCACCTGGGGCGGCGGCTACTGGCTGAGCGTAGGCGAGCGACCGGAGAACTTCTTCCCCGCCGCCGCGCTGATCTTCGCCGTGCCGCT containing:
- a CDS encoding enoyl-CoA hydratase; its protein translation is MNTAVEPYKASSFDLTHKLTVEKHGHTALITINHPPANTWDRDSLIGLRQLIEHLNRDDDIYALVVTGQGPKFFSAGADLNMFADGDKARAREMARRFGEAFEALRDFRGVSIAAINGYAMGGGLECALACDIRIAERQAQMALPEAAVGLLPCAGGTQALPWLVGEGWAKRMILCNERVDAETALRIGLVEQVVDSGEARGAALLLAAKVARQSPVAIRTIKPLIQGARERAPNTWLPEERERFVDLFDAQDTREGVNAFLEKRDPKWRNC
- a CDS encoding enoyl-CoA hydratase/isomerase family protein; the encoded protein is MNVLFEERPSLHGFRIGIATLDAEKSLNALSLPMIEALAAKLDAWAEDAGIACVLLRGNGAKAFCAGGDVRKLVDACREQPGEVPALARRFFADEYRLDYRIHTYPKPFICWAHGYVMGGGMGLMQGAGIRIVTPSSRLAMPEIGIGLYPDVGASWFLARLPGRLGLFLGLSAAQMNARDALDLDLADRFLLDDQQDALLAGLVQMNWNESPQVQLHSLLRALEHEARGELPEAQLLPRRPRLDALLDQPDLASAWQALVALRDDADPLLARGAKTLAEGCPMTAHLVWQQIERARYLSLAEVFRLEYAMSLNCTRHPDFAEGVRARLIDRDNAPNWHWPQVESIPQAVIEAHFEPTWEGEHPLAGL
- the mmsB gene encoding 3-hydroxyisobutyrate dehydrogenase; this translates as MKQIAFIGLGHMGAPMATNLLKAGYLLNVFDLVQSAVDGLVAAGASAARSARDAVQGADVVISMLPASQHVEGLYLDDDGLLAHIAPGTLVLECSTIAPTSARKVHAAARERGLAMLDAPVSGGTAGAAAGTLTFMVGGDAEALEKARPLFEAMGRNIFHAGPDGAGQVAKVCNNQLLAVLMIGTAEAMALGVANGLDAKVLAEIMRRSSGGNWALEVYNPWPGVMENAPASRDYSGGFMAQLMAKDLGLAQEAAQASASSTPMGSLALSLYRLLLKQGYAERDFSVVQKLFDPTQGQ
- a CDS encoding potassium channel family protein, which translates into the protein MNALLLRYRFRLLFFSTVLFTAILGLPSSTKPRVLGSLLLLVLAGMNTLRRRSPLVYLTAFFGLFSLALYTTADFSSPYSSLPPGLLRGLSLILLYLTLFAALFRRVTQERPVTHELLYGLCALYLQMALAFALAYYMVEQMQPASFIASHGALGLDTFVYYSLVTLTTVGYGDIQAINPLARLLAGSEGVIGVLFIALAVARSLTLMSDSEEV
- a CDS encoding NAD(P)-dependent oxidoreductase, which codes for MKIALIGATGHVGHYFLNEALQRGHAVTALVRDPGKLAARDGLCVVQADVSDPAQVASAVAGHEVVISAFNGGWGSADLRARHAAGSQAILDGVKRSGVPRLLVLGGAGSLEIAPGQRLVDSPEFPEQWKQGALGAADALDQLRGEQRLDWVFLSPAMLLEPGQRSGKFRLGGDQVLFDAKGESRISLEDLAVAMLDEAEQPRHHRQRFTVAY
- a CDS encoding alkyl/aryl-sulfatase is translated as MSRLLALLALAPLLAGAAETTAPKPPSAFTVEAQRRVEAELPFADRADFERADRGLIRRPERLLIRNPDGSVAWQLGGYDFLLDGKPRDSINPSLQRQALLNLKYGLFEVAEGIYQVRGFDLANITFIRGDSGWIVVDTLTTPATARAAYELVSRELGERPIRTVIYSHAHADHFGGVRGLVEPRQVASGAVQIIAPAGFMEAAIKENVLAGNAMMRRATYQYGTQLPKGPQGQVDMAIGKGLARGPLSLLAPTRLIEGEGEDLVLDGVPFTFQNTPGTESPAEMNIWLPRQKALLMAENVVGTLHNLYTLRGAEVRDALGWSKYINQALHRFGRQAEVMFAVHNWPRWGNAEIVEVLEKQRDLYGFLHDQTLHLANQGVTIGQVHNRLRLPPSLDQEWYDRGYHGSVSHNARAVLNRYLGYYDGNPASLDPLSPEDSAGRYVEYMGGAERLLEQARASYARGEYRWVVEVVNRLVFAEPDNRAARELQADALEQLGYQAENAGWRNSYLSAAYELRHGVPRDQPTMKAGSADALAAMDTGLLFDYLGVRLDAGAAEGKALSINLRLPDIGENYLLELKNSHLNNLRGVQSEDAGQTVSIDRADLNRLLLKEVSAVRLVFEGKLKSSGNPLLLGQLFGMLGDFDFWFDIVTPAAKSEG
- a CDS encoding LysR family transcriptional regulator — translated: MSDLRQFRHFVALAEHGHYARAAEAVNLSQPALSRSIQALEGQLGCTLVERGSRGVALTAHGRLVLEHARRLLAGHRALHNAVSQLANLDSGELRLGGGPFPAARLLPEALAGFSSAHPRVRVVLLIEDWQTLRQHLLDDAVELFVADIRELQGDPQLRIHPLREYPGVLFCRPGHPLLRLVRPSAEQLADYPLAGPRLPEAVRGDLARLLQREEPLGIQCDDVLMLKGLVGSSELISLAPWDVVAADVEAGRLALLPWPAGAEPARAKGSAYGLVSRAGRSLSPAAAVFVERVLEQDRRFAAT
- a CDS encoding DUF1145 domain-containing protein, translated to MSHFLSFAKGALAMFWLVALVNLAYPLGELHRPILLLSGVLVLVHAAEILLLNGRLKARPAPWLERLQVLLFGVLHLRSLG
- a CDS encoding DUF2157 domain-containing protein; this translates as MQPIDRAQAQQRANDILVFQRELQRLDQEQAFRLEPAQARQLADYHLALLDSYRDRFDIDHDLRSQQLSLGMRVASFFGALAFAASVFLLFYRFWGLFPTVAQVAILIGSAFAAFFATLWVQAKDASGYFSKLAAMVAFACFVLDLTMLGQIFNVTPSDLALVPWALYALLLAYLCNARLLLAAAILCVMGFIAARVGTWGGGYWLSVGERPENFFPAAALIFAVPLCFDQRNFSGFAVIYRVFALLGLFLPMLVLANWGSGSYLALPSALIEGLYQVAGFVAAALVIWLGARRNWADVSNTGITFFVIFLYTKFFDWWWEAMPKYLFFLVLGLSALLILLVLRRLRTPLGIAARTDA